Proteins encoded within one genomic window of Setaria italica strain Yugu1 chromosome IV, Setaria_italica_v2.0, whole genome shotgun sequence:
- the LOC101777304 gene encoding uncharacterized protein LOC101777304 — MMKDEEQRRDSFRKRHPTLFAMVHDLFEEFNAHAATVAFFPVGSEPQAFGGPTMESVLRTYLPADGPLRQPSSIAASHGAAGGGGGAEMAGEVAARVAGMRRELVETKALVATEWERVADAAGKIREAQATAQKENWWEVNVEALGEEELQVCVEALEILKADVQERVDAMASARMSLPRC; from the coding sequence ATGATGAAGGATGAGGAACAACGCCGAGACTCCTTCCGCAAGCGCCACCCAACCCTGTTCGCCATGGTCCACGACCTCTTCGAGGAATTCAATgcccacgccgccaccgtcgccttcTTCCCGGTCGGCAGCGAGCCCCAGGCCTTTGGTGGGCCCACCATGGAGTCCGTCCTCCGCACATACCTCCCCGCCGACGGGCCCCTTCGCCAGCCCTCTTCCATTGCCGCTTCCCATGgggccgctggcggcggcggcggtgccgagaTGGCCGGGGAGGTTGCAGCCCGCGTGGCTGGGATGAGGCGGGAGTTGGTGGAGACCAAGGCACTGGTTGCTACGGAGTGGGAGCGAGTGGCCGACGCTGCGGGTAAGATCAGAGAGGCGCAGGCGACCGCGCAGAAGGAGAATTGGTGGGAGGTGAACGTGGAGGCCCtcggggaggaggagctgcaggTGTGTGTCGAGGCGCTCGAGATACTCAAGGCCGATGTCCAGGAACGTGTCGACGCGATGGCATCGGCCAGGATGTCGCTGCCACGCTGTTGA